In Emcibacter nanhaiensis, the sequence TGGCAATGATCATCACCACCATGAAAATAGCAGTGGCGTTGAATATGCCCACTTGGGCGTTGGCGACGAAAAAGATCACCAATGGCCCGGCTTCGATCAGCAACTTATAGAGTTGATTCATGCTTTTCTTCCCAGACTAGCTTTCAAGCCCGACCAGCATACGGGAAAATTCATCCGCGTTGAAGGGCTGAAGGTCATCGATGCTCTCGCCGACGCCGATCGCATGAATCGGCAGGGCGAACTTCTCGGCACAGGCGACCAGCACGCCGCCGCGGGCGGTGCCGTCCAGCTTGGTCATGACCAGGCCGGTGACGTTGGCCACTTTCTGGAACACCTCCGCCTGCATGATGGCGTTCTGGCCGGTGGTGGCGTCCAGCACCAGGATGGTGTCATGGGGCGCAGTTTCGTCATGTTTCTTGATCACCCGGACGATCTTGGCCAGTTCCTCCATCAGGTAATCCTTGTTCTGCAACCGCCCGGCCGTGTCGATCAGCAGCACATCTATATTCTGTTCCTTGGCCTGTTTGACGGCGTCAAAGGCAAGCCCGGCGGCATCGCCGCCCACCTTGCCGGAGATGACCGGCACATTGTTGCGCTCGCCCCAGACCTGCAGCTGCTCGATGGCGGCGGCGCGGAAAGTGTCGCCGGCGGCCAGCATCACGCTCTTGCCGTCATTCTGGAACTGCTTGGCCATTTTACCGATGGTAGTGGTCTTGCCGGAGCCGTTGACTCCCACCATCAGGATCACATGAGGGTGATTGCCGGGATTGATTTCCAGGGGTTTGGCGACGGCTTCGAGGATGCCGGACACTTCTTCGGCCAGCGCGGCCTGCACTTCCTCGGCGCTGATTTCCTTGTCATATTTCTGGGCGCTCAGGCGGTCGCAGACCCGGCGGCTCACTTCCACGCCGAGGTCGGACATGATCAGCAGGTCTTCCAGTTCCTCGAGCGTGGTGGCGTCCAGCCGTTTTTTGTTGAAAATGCTGGAGATGCCGCCGCTGAGGGCGGAGGTGCTGCGTTTCAGGCCGTCTTTCAGGCGGCTGAACCAGCCTTTTTTCGGTTGTTCTTCGCTCATGGACCCCACTTAAATCGGTTCGCAGATCAGGACCCCATCCTGATAGCCGGTTACACGCGCCTTGGCAAGGGTGCCGGACGGCAGGTCGCCCAGTAATCGGGCAGGGGCGAAATGGGCGGTATGGCCGATAACAGAGGCACCGCCGTCGAGGCTTTTTTCCACCAGGATTTCCACTTCCTGGCCGACCTGGCCGGATAGGAAGGCGTCCAATTTCTCCTGGCCCAGCGCGCGCAGCCGTTCGGCCCTCTCCTTGCGCACGGATTTGGGCAGCTGCGGCATTTTCGCTGCCGGGGTGCCTTCGCGCTCCGAATAGGGAAAGACATGCAGGAAAGTGAGGTCGCAATCATTAACCAGACGTAATGAATTTTCGAACATTTCTTCCGTCTCCGTCGGGAAACCGGCGATAATGTCGGCGCCGAAGATGACATCAGGTCGGGCGGCGCGCACCCGCTGGCAGAATTCAATGCTGTCTTCCCGGCTGTGGCGGCGCTTCATGCGCTTCAGAATCATATTGTCGCCGGCCTGCAGGCTCAGGTGCAGGTGCGGCATCATCCGTTCTTCTTCGGTAATCACCTGGAACAGCGCTTCATCGGTCTCGATGCTGTCGATGCTGCTCAGTCTTAACCGTTTCAGATCCGGAACATGTTTCAGGATCTGCTGGCACAGTTTGCCGAGGGTCGGTTTGCCCGGCAGGTCGGGACCATAGGAGGTGATGTCTACCCCGGTGATGATCACTTCCTGGTAGCCGTTTTCCACCAATCGTTTCACCTGCGCAATAACCTCGCCGGCGGGCACCGAGCGGCTGTTGCCGCGGCCATAAGGGATGATGCAGAAGGTGCAGCGATGGTCGCAGCCGTTCTGGACCTGGACAAAGGCCCGGGTGCGTTCCTCGAAGCCGTCGATCAGCTGCGGCGCGGTCTCCTTGACCGCCATAATGTCGTTGACCAGCACCTTTTCGCTGTTGCCGGTGCCGAAATCCATCGCCTGCCAGCTTTTGGCCTGCAGTTTTTCCTGGTTGCCGATCACCCGGTTGACCTCGGCCATGTCGGCGAATTCGGCCGGATTGACCTGGGCGGCGCAACCGGTAACCACGATATTGGCGTCGGGGTTTTCACGCCGGGTGCGGCGGATCGCCTGGCGCGCCTGCCGGGTTGCCTCGGCGGTGACGGCACAGGTGTTGAAGATGAAGGTATTCTCCAGCCCGGCGGATTCGGCATGGCTTTTCATCACTTCCGACTCATAGGTATTGAGCCGGCAGCCAAAGGTGACAATCTGCGGGGTGCGGGAAGAGGTGTCAGCCATCAGCGCCTCTCCCGGTCGTCATGTCCTTCAAGGTTAAAGGGGGCGAAGACATGGCCGGCAAACACATAGGCCACGTCGCCGGTCATCATCACATGGTTGTCCTCGGCCCAGGCCATAACCAGGGTGCCGCCGTCGAGCTCAATGGCGGCAGCGCGCTCCACCAGGCCGCGCCGGCTGGCGGCAACCACGGCGGCGCAGGCGGCGGAGCCGCAGGCCTGGGTGATGCCGGCGCCGCGTTCCCACACCCGGAGGCGCAGGTCGCCGGGACCGCGTTTTTCGACAATGCTGACATTGGCCCGCTCCGGGAACAGTTCGTGAGTTTCGATCTGCGGACCCAGTTCCTCCAGGTCGATCCCGTCGACGCTGTCGACAAAGAAAATGGCATGGGGATTGCCCATGTTGACGGCGACCGGATTGCCGAGGCCGCCAACCACCAGCTCCACAGACTCGGTGTCCATTTCCCGGGCCAGCGGAATCTGGTCCCAGTCCAGGCGCGGTTCGCCCATGTCGACCCGCACCTGCTGGCCATTGCGTTCGGCGTGCAGCAGCCCGGCCAGGGTTTCGATGGTGATCTTGTCGGCGCCGAACTCCTGCAGCATCATGTGGGCGACACAGCGGGTGGCATTGCCGCAGGCGCCGACTTCGCTGCCGTCCGCATTCTGGATGCGCATGAAGACATCGCCGACGTTTGACGGCCACAGGGTAATGACCTGGTCGCAGCCCACCCCCCGATGGCGGTCGGCGACAAAGCGCGCGCCGTCCGGGCTCAGGTCAAAACGGTCCTCGCGGCCGTCGAAGATGACAAAGTCATTGCCGAGGCCGTGCATTTTGACGAAGGGACGCGGGTCCTGTGTGATCTGATTCTGCTGGTTCATACCGCCTTATATGGGGGGGATGGTGAAAAAGTCCACCAAAATCAGCCCCAAATCAGCCAAAGATTATGGGAACCAGCAGGTAACACAGCGGGGAGAGGACCATGATGCCGACCAGGTTGAGGCGGAAGCCGGCGTTGACCATTTCCGGGATCCGCACCTTGCCGGTGGAATAGACCACAGCATTGGGGGCGGTGGCGACCGGCAGCATGAAGGCGCAGCTGCCGGCCAGCGCCGCCGGAACAAACAGCATCATGGGATCGAAATTGCCGGCTGCAGCCAAGGCGCCGAGCACCGGCAGCAGGGTCGCGACGGTGGCGGTGTTGCTGGTCAGTTCGGTGAGGAAAATCACCATGCTGATCAGAACTGCAATCATCAGAAACAGATGCAGGGTCGTCAGGCCGGACATGCTGTTGCCGAGCCACAGGGCGAGGCCGGAGCTGCTGACGGCCGCGGCCAGGCTCAGCCCGCCGCCGAACAGCAACAGCACACCCCAGGGAATCTTGATGGCGGTGTCCCAGTCCAAGAGGGCGGTGCCCTTTTCCGTGCGGCAGCCGGACGGGATCACAAACATGAGGACGGCGCCGATCACGGCGATCAGGCTGTCGTTGAGCCAGGGCAGGATTCCCAGCTCATCCTGCAGGAATTTGCGGCTGACCCAGAAGAATGCCACCAGGGCAAAGGTGAAGGACAGGCGTTTTTCCGGTGTGCTGAGCGGTCCCATGCTGGCCAGTTCCTGGCGGAAAATATCCTCGGCCGCCGGCAGGTCCTGCAGGTCGAAGGGATAGGCCCACTTGGTCAGCACCAGCCACACCACCGGCACCATGACAATCACAGTGGGGATGCCGAACATCATCCATTTCAGGAAACTGATTTCCACGCCGTAATTCTGCGACATGAAGCTCACCACAAACAGGTTGGGCGGGGTGCCGATCATGGTGCCCAATCCGCCGACGCTGGCGGAATAGGCAATGCCCAGGATCAGGCACAGGACAAAACCGCGGTGGTGCCGGGTTGTATCGTGAATCAGTTCGGAGGACAGCGACAGGGCGATCGGGATCATCATGATGGCGCTGGCGGTATTGCTGATCCACATGCTGATCAGCGCCGTGGCGGCCATGAAACCGGCAATGATGGCGCCGGGGTGGCTGCCGGCCCGGATCAGGATATGCAGTGCCAGCCGGCGATGCAGGTTCCAGCGCGCGAGCCCGGTGGCGATGATAAATCCGCCCATCAGCAGGAAAATGGTCGGTCTTGCGTAGGGCGCCGCGGCCTCGGACATGCCGGCCACGCCCAGTGCCGGCATCAGCACCAGCGGCATCAGCGAGGTAATGGGCACCGGCAGGGCTTCGGTCGCCCACCAGGTGGCCATCAGGGCGGCGATGCCGACCATCTTCCAGGCCAGGTCGGGCATGCTTTCGGGCGCCGGCACGATCAGCACCAGCGCCAGGAAGGCGACGCCAAGCAGCAGATTGAAAACCCTGATGGTCAAGGATCAGTCCGTCAGTTCATATGCAGGACGATGCCGACGGAAATCCTCTGCTCGGACGGGTCGAAGGTGAACTGGTCGACGCCTTGGGTAATGGTCAGACTGCCATATTCCGCGCGGGTATATTCAACGCGCAGGGCGATATCCTCGATGAGGCCGATTTCCAGGCCGCCGCCGTAACGGAATCCGTTCAGGCGGTCACCTTCGGCGCTGTCAAAACCGCGGGGATTGAATTTGGTTGCCGCATAGCCGCCCAGGCCGTAAATCAGGAAGCGCTCACCAACCGGGAAGCCGACCCGGCCGTTGATATCGAAGCTGTTGGAGGCCTTGACCCCAAAGGAACTGGTGCCGTCAGTGGCGTCAGAAGCGCCGCCGGAAATACCCCAGCCGGCTTCCAGACTGGTATAGACCGGACCGAAGCTGAGGCCGTATCCGCCATAAAAGCCGCCGGCAAAGCCATTGCCGGAGTCCTCGCCGGTTACGCCGTTGAAGGTACTGTCGTCATCACCGGTGATCTGCTCATACGCCGTGTTGGCGGTTTCCTTGTAATAATCTGCCCGCAGGCCGATGAAGAAGCCGTCGAACGGCGTGCCGTCCATACCGGCCTGTGCGGGGGAGGACAGCAGCGGGGTTGTCGCGGCAATACCGGCAATGACGAGAAGCTTTTTGAAAAAGTCAGACATACTTAATTCCATTTCCCTCTGTTTCTTTATACGTGCAGGATCACAGTCAGACAGCCCCCTGCGGCGGAATTGTGTCCATATTACATTTTTTTGCCGATCATGAAACAGGAAGTTGCGCGATCCGGCAGTTAAGACTTGACTCTTGCGATCAAAGCCCATAGTTTCCGCCCATTCCGAAAGGATGAAAGATAAATAGTGTCCCCCCGACGGACGTGCGGGATACCCACCAGTCAGCGAGGTTTCGCCCACTGGTGCGATTTTACTTTGTGGAAAAGGTTATGTTTGACAGCTTAAGCGACAAGCTCGGCGGCATATTTGACAAGCTGAAAAGAAGCGGTGCCCTCAAGGAGGCGGACGTCAGTGCCGCCCTGCGTGAAGTGCGCATCGCCCTGCTCGAAGCTGACGTGGCCCTGCCGGTGGTCAAGGACTTTGTGGAAAAGGTCCGGGAAAAAGCTGTCGGCCAGGAAGTTCTGAAATCGGTCACCCCCGGCCAGATGGTCATCAAGATTGTCAATGACAACCTGGTGGAAATGCTGGGCGGCGAGGGCAAGACCATCGACCTGGCGGCCGCTGCCCCGGTGCCGATCCTGATGGTCGGCCTGCAGGGCTCCGGTAAAACCACCTCCACAGCCAAGATCGCGAAACGGCTGCAGGAAAAGGAAAAGAAAAAAGTCCTGATGGCGTCGCTTGACGTGCGTCGTCCGGCGGCCATGGAACAGCTGCAGATCCTCGGCGAACAGACCGGTGTGGCGACCCTGCCGATCATTGCCGGCCAGATGCCGGTGGATATCGCCAAGCGGGCCATGACCGCGGCCAAGCTGCAGGGCTTTGATGTGGTCATGCTGGATACCGCCGGCCGCCTGCATGTGGACCAGAGCCTGATGGCCGAGGTGGTCGCTATCCGCAATGCGGTGAATCCCCATGAAACCCTGCTGGTTGCCGATGCGCTGACCGGCCAGGATGCGGTCAATGTGGCCCAGCAGTTCAGCGACCAGGTCGGCCTGACCGGCGTGGTGCTGACCCGTATGGACGGTGACGGCCGCGGCGGGGCGGCGCTCAGCATGCGGGCCGTAACCGGCAAACCGATCAAGCTGGTCGGTGTCGGGGAAAAGATCGACGATCTGGAAGAATTCCATCCGGAACGCGTCGCCTCCCGAATCCTCGGCATGGGCGATGTGGTGTCCCTGGTGGAAAAAGCAGCCGAGACCATCGAGGCGGAAGAAGCCGAGAAGATGGTCCGCAAGATGAAAAAGGGCCAGTTTGACTTCGACGACCTGCGCTCCCAGCTGCGCCAGATGAAAAAACTGGGCGGCATGTCCGGGGTGCTCGGCATGCTGCCGGGCCTCGGCAAAATGCAGAAGCAGATGGCCAGTGCCAATATCGATGACAAGCTGCTGGCGCGCCAGGAAGCCATCATCAACAGCATGACGCCGAAGGAGCGGGCCGAGCCGCGCCTGCTGAATGCGTCGCGCAAGAAAAGAATTGCCGCCGGTGCCGGCGTTTCCGTGCAGGAGATCAACAAGCTGGTCAAAATGCAGAAACAGATGGCCACGGTAATGAAGAAAATGGGCAAGATGGGCAAAAAAGGCGGGGGCCTGCCCCTGCCCGGCCAGCTTCCCCCGGGTATGGAGAATCTGCTTCCGAAGTAGGTCTCTGGCCAAAGTAAAAAACAAGCGGCCCGGCCGCTGAAACGTAATTTTTGAATTGAAGTAAATAAGAAAGGAAGACATCAATGTCTTTGAAAATTCGCCTGGCACGCGGTGGTGCCAAAAAACGTCCTTACTACCGTATCGTGGTTGCGGATTCCCGCTCTCCCCGTGATGGTAAATTCATCGAAAAAGTCGGCACCTACAACCCGCTGCTGCCGAAAGACAGCGATCAGCGCGTGTCTCTGGTGACCGAGCGCGTGACCTACTGGCTGGGCCAGGGCGCACAGCCGACTGACCGTGTGCTCCGTTTCCTGGATGCCGAAGGTCTTATGAAGCGCGAAGCCCGTAACAACCCGAACAAAGCGAAACCGGGCCAGAAAGCTCTGGATCGCATCGAAGAGAAAAAAGAGAAAGAGGAAGCTGCAGCTGCTGCTGCCGCTGAGGCCGCTGAAGCAGAAGCTGCTGCCGCCGCTGAAGCTGAAGAAGCTCCCGCCGAGGAAGCTGCTGCAGAGGAAGCTCCGGCTGAAGAGGCTGCCGCTGAAGAAGCTGCAGAGGAAGAAGCCAAGTCTGAATAAGGCCTGGCGGGTAAGGCATGTCTGACCGGTCTTCCCATAAACCTTCCCGGGGCGCCGAGGCGGCCATCGGACCTGAATGGGTCTGTATTGCCGCCATCACCGGGGCCCAGGGGGTGCGCGGAAATGTCCGGCTCAAGGTCTTTACCGAGGATCTGGCTTCCGTTGCCGATTATGGCCCGGTGACCCTTTTCACCGAGGAACATCCCCGGGGCGAAAAGCATAAGATCCAGCTTCTGCACAGCATCAAGGGCGGCATTGCCGCCCGGCTGGAGGGGGTGAAGGACCGGGACCGGGCCCTCGCCCTCAAAGGGCAGAAGATCTATGTGGAGAAAGGCTCTCTGCCGGATCTGGAAGAGGACGACAGTTTCTATTATGAGGATCTGGTCGGCCTCACGGCCCGGGATGAAACCGGCGCGCCTTTCGGCACCGTGAAAGCGGTGTTTAACTTCGGCGCCGGCGACCTGCTGGAAGTGGCGCTGGATCCGGCGGTGAACGACGGCAGAAAGGACAAGGTCCTTTATCCCTTTTCCGGGGAATTTGTGCCGGAAGTGAATGTTGAAGAAGGCTATGTGGTGGTCGACCGCGAGGCCTTCGGCGACCGGGAAGAGTGACCGGTCCCAAGTGGAAAGAGAGAGGTGAGGCATGACAGAGCCCCTGTGGCAGGCGCAGATCCTGACCCTCTATCCGGAAATGTTTCCGGGACCGCTTGGCCATTCGCTGGCGGGCAAGGCGCTGGATCAGGGACTGTGGCGCCTGGATGTCTCGCAGATCCGCGACCATGCCCATGACAAGCACCATACGGTGGACGATACGCCGGCAGGCGGCGGTCCGGGCATGGTGATGCGGGCCGATGTGCTGGGCGAGGCGGTAGATGCCGCGCTGGCCGACCGGCCGAAGGATATCAGAGAGGAAGACTGGCCGCTGGTCTATCTTTCTCCCCGCGGGCGGGTGCTGGACCAGGAGCTGGTGCAGGAGTTCGCCGGCAAAAAGGGAATCACCCTGCTGTGTGGCCGCTTTGAAGGCATTGACGAGCGGGTGCTGGAGGCACGCAATATCATGGAGGTGAGCCTCGGTGATTTTGTGCTGTCCGGCGGCGAAGTGGCGGCGCTGGCGTTGATGGATGCCGTGGTTCGCCTGATTCCCGGGGTGATCGGGCAGCCGGATACTCTGGCGGAAGAGAGCTTTGAGGCCGGATTGCTTGAATATCCGCACTATACCAGGCCCCGGGTCTGGGAAGGGCGGGAGATCCCGGAAGTATTGCAATCCGGGCATCATGGACGGATCAAGGCCTGGCGCCAGGAACAGTCAGAACGGCTGACCCGGGAAAGAAGGCCAGATCTTTGGAAAGAATATTTGCACCGCAGCGGAAAGAATGATATGGACCCTGCGGAAGACGATTGATCGGGATTCTTGATCCCACTTAAATGATCTCCGAATGTTCCGAATGAAAAGTGTCTCGGAACCTCTGGGGGGCAAGTTTTGGAAGAAGAAAATGAATATCGTAGAAAAGTTCGAAAAAGACCAGATCGCCAAGCTGACCGAAGGCAAGCAGGTGCCGGAATTTGCACCGGGCGATACCGTGAAAGTGAACGTGAAAGTGGTTGAAGGCAACCGCGAGCGTATCCAGGCCTATGAAGGCGTCTGCATCGCCCGTTCCAACCGCGGCCTGAACTCCTCCTTTACCGTACGTAAAATTTCCTACGGCGAAGGTGTTGAGCGTATTTTCCCGCTGTATTCCCCCAATGTGGACAGCATCGAAGTTGTGCGTCGTGGTAAAGTTCGTCGTGCGAAGCTTTATTACCTGCGCGGCCTGCGTGGTAAGAAAGCCCGTATTGCCGAGAAAAAAGACTGGCTTTCCAAGAAGCCGGGCGCCGACGCGTAACCAGATCATCTGAATATGATTTCGGGGCTGCGTCAAAAGAGCCCCAGACAAGCGGGGTTCGATTTTCGGACCCCGCTTTTTAATTGCCCGATTTTATACAATATTGCCGCCGGACAGCTGAATTGGGCCCGGAACCAAATTCTGGAGAACAGGTAAAAATGGCCAAGACACTTTATGACAAGCTTTGGGAAAGCCATCTGGTAGATCAGCAGGAAGACGGAAACTGCCTGGTCTATATCGATCGCCAGATCATCCACGAGGTGACCAGCCCGCAGGCCTTTGAAGGGCTGCGTATGGCTGGCCGCAAGCTGCGTCGACCCGACGCCATGATTGCCGTGCCGGACCATAACGTGCCGACAACCGCCGACCGGGCCACTGCGAAAAATGAAGAACAGTCAGCGATCCAGCTGGCAGCGCTTGAGAAAAACTGTGCCGAGTTCGGGGTCAACTATATCCCGATGACCGATATCCGCCAGGGCATCGTCCATGTGATCGGCCCGGAACAGGGCTTTACCCTGCCGGGCACCACCGTGGTCTGCGGCGACAGCCATACCGCGACCCACGGGGCGTTCGGGGCGCTGGCGTTCGGCATCGGCACCAGTGAAGTTGAACATGTGATGGCAACCCAGACGCTGATCCTGCGCAAGTCGAAAAACCTGCGCATCGATGTGTCCGGCAAACTGGGCGCCGGGGTCACCGCCAAGGATGTGGCGCTGGCCGTGATTGGTAAAATCGGCACTGCCGGCGGTACCGGCCATGTGATCGAGTTCACCGGGTCCGTGATCGAGAACCTGACCATGGAAGGGCGCATGACCCTGTGCAACATGGCCATTGAGGCCGGGGCCCGTTCCGGCCTGGTGGCGCCGGATGAGAAAACTTTCGACTATGTCAAGGGCCGGACCTATGCCCCCAAGGGCGCCGCGTTCGAGCAGGCGGTGGCCTACTGGAAAACCCTCAAGACCGACGACGGCGCGACCTATGACAAGGAAGTTTTCCTGAACGGTGAAGAGATCGAACCGCAGGTCACCTGGGGCACCAGCCCGCAGGATGAGTTGCCGATCAGCGGCGTGGTCCCCAACCCCGCCGATGCGGAAGGCGAGCGCAAGGCGGCCATGGAGCGGGCACTGGAGTATATGGGTCTTGAACCGGGTACGCCGCTGGAAGACATCAAGGTGGACCGGGTCTTTATCGGCTCCTGCACCAACAGCCGGATCGAGGACATCCGCGCGGCCGCTGAAATCGTCAAGGGCCACAAGGTGGCTGACAGTGTGAGCGCGATGGTGGTGCCGGGCTCCGGCCTGGTCAAGCACCAGGCGGAAGAAGAAGGCCTGGACCGGATCTTCATTGACGCCGGCTTTGAATGGCGCGAACCGGGCTGTTCCATGTGTCTCGGCATGAATGCCGATCATCTGGAGCCCTATGAACGTTGTGCGTCCACCTCCAACCGGAACTTTGAGGGCCGCCAGGGCTACAAGGGCCGCACCCATCTGCTGAGCCCGGCCATGGCGGCGGCGGCCGCGATCACCGGCCATCTGACCGATGTACGGAAATTGTAAGAGGAGCGAGGACAATGGATAAATTTACCAAAATCACCAGCGTTGCGGCTCCCCTGCCGATGATCAATGTGGATACGGACATGATTGTCCCCAAGCAGTATCTGAAAACCATCAAGCGCACCGGGCTTGGCAAGATTGCCTTTGCCGAAATGCGCTATAATGAAGACGGCAGCGAAAACCCGGACTTTGTGCTCAACAAGCCGGCCTACCGCAACGCCCAGATCCTGATCGCCGGGGACAATTTCGGGTGCGGCTCCAGCCGCGAGCATGCCCCCTGGGCGCTGTTGGACCAGGGCATCCGTGTGATCATTGCGCCGAGCTTTGCCGATATTTTTTACGGCAACTGCTTCAAGAACGGCATCCTGCCCATCAAGCTGCCGCAGGAAATTGTCGATAAGCTGATGGAGGACGCAGAGCGCGGCGCCAACGCCATTGTCACGGTTGATCTGGAAACCCAGGAAATTACCGGACCTGATGGCGGTACGGTAAAGTTCGAGGTGGATGCCTTCCGGCGTCATTGCCTGCTGAACGGCCTGGATGATATCGGCCTGACCCTTGAAAAATCAGACAAGATCGACAAGTTTGAAGCACAGCAAAAAGCCTCCCAGCCGTGGCTTTACAGCGCGTAAGCGGAAACCGAGGAAAGTATAAACGTTATGAGCAAAACCCACTCCCTTCTTATTCTGCCCGGTGACGGTATCGGCCCGGAAATCATGGCGCAGGCCCGCAGGATTATCGACTGGCTGGCGGATAACCGTGGCCTGGAGTTTGATATTTCCGAAGACCTGGTGGGTGGCTGCGCCTATGACGCCCACGGGGTGCCGCTGGCCGATGAGACGC encodes:
- the leuC gene encoding 3-isopropylmalate dehydratase large subunit, with protein sequence MAKTLYDKLWESHLVDQQEDGNCLVYIDRQIIHEVTSPQAFEGLRMAGRKLRRPDAMIAVPDHNVPTTADRATAKNEEQSAIQLAALEKNCAEFGVNYIPMTDIRQGIVHVIGPEQGFTLPGTTVVCGDSHTATHGAFGALAFGIGTSEVEHVMATQTLILRKSKNLRIDVSGKLGAGVTAKDVALAVIGKIGTAGGTGHVIEFTGSVIENLTMEGRMTLCNMAIEAGARSGLVAPDEKTFDYVKGRTYAPKGAAFEQAVAYWKTLKTDDGATYDKEVFLNGEEIEPQVTWGTSPQDELPISGVVPNPADAEGERKAAMERALEYMGLEPGTPLEDIKVDRVFIGSCTNSRIEDIRAAAEIVKGHKVADSVSAMVVPGSGLVKHQAEEEGLDRIFIDAGFEWREPGCSMCLGMNADHLEPYERCASTSNRNFEGRQGYKGRTHLLSPAMAAAAAITGHLTDVRKL
- the leuD gene encoding 3-isopropylmalate dehydratase small subunit → MDKFTKITSVAAPLPMINVDTDMIVPKQYLKTIKRTGLGKIAFAEMRYNEDGSENPDFVLNKPAYRNAQILIAGDNFGCGSSREHAPWALLDQGIRVIIAPSFADIFYGNCFKNGILPIKLPQEIVDKLMEDAERGANAIVTVDLETQEITGPDGGTVKFEVDAFRRHCLLNGLDDIGLTLEKSDKIDKFEAQQKASQPWLYSA